The window GATGCGGCGGCGAGAAAGGCGCATGCGCTTGGAGAGGCACACGATCAGAGCGGTCAATTTTGGGCCGACCATGTGCCATTGGCTTATTTCAACCCCCCAGTCTTCGTTTTTTCGAGACGATGGGGCATAAGCCGATTGACATGACCACAGCCGCCGCAAGTCGTGTCTCCGTAGATATGCTTGGTGTTGATCACCTCTATTCCCGGACCGGTGGCATCGCCCACCTCAATATCAACGACATAATGACCGGTGCGAGCGGTGAAGTCGCATGTTTCGTCCAGCTCAAGGTTACAAGCCGAGCAGGTGCCTGCTTTGTGAATGATGGTGTCGTGTACGGGAAGTTTTTGCGTTCGACCATGCCCGGTGGCACCGGGTTGCTTGCCGGGTTTATTGCCCTTGGGGCGATCATCGGTATTTTCGGGGGAATCCTGCTGGTCGGACCTGTCCGCATTCTCATCATGCTCGGCGGACTCCTCGTCAGAATCGTCGAGTTCTATGTCCGTGGCTTCGACTTGCTCTTCATCCGGTTCCTCCTCGTCGGCTTGAGCGTCGGCATCAAACCGGGCCCAGGGGAAATTTGAGCTGGGAGGCATGGAGCTGTTTTCGGAATTTTGACCCAGCCGTTCGTGAAGTTCTTTGAGGTCATCAAGTGCGAGCAGGCACAGCTCCTTTGCACTCTTACCGGGCAAGGAGTCAATAAACTGCTTATCTATTTTTAGCAACTCTTCTCTGGATAGGTGCATGCGAACTCAGAGCGTAGATAGATCTCGTAAAAAACGTTGTGACTGTTAAACTATCGTGATCCTCTTTTTTGTCCAGTTCTTTTTTGTGTGGAATGAGGGGAGTGAACGGTTACTAAAGGACTGTATCCCGTGTTTCTGAAAAGAACGTCCTGCATTCCTTACAGTTAAAGATGCGTCTTCTCCCGCTTTGAGTCATATACGTTGAAGCAGCACGTATATTGCCACGACTCAGCAGGGTATAATACTTACACTCGGAATTGGGACATGGCTGTTTCCAGTCTTTAGGTTTTCTCATGGCCTGTTCTCCTGTTGTTTTGAGCCTGCTACCACAAAATTATACAGGGAGAACGGGGCATTTTCTATTTCAAAGTATTAGCGGGTGAGCACCCAGCTTCTCGTTATTTCGTTATTTGTCGGCTATACAGTATGGTCTAGTATAGTGCCAAGGCTTCTTCCTACAGAAGCATTTATCTCTGGGGAATATAGAGGTGCCGCACAATGCATTAGTGTCAAAACTCCAGAGACTGTATTATTTGAACGGGAGCTGCTATTTACTATTAATCAATCGCTTTTCGAGTGTACAATTGATGGTAGCTCTAAGTTGCCTGGAAGCGATGAGATATATTCCCTTTGGTTTGGCCGACGATTCAAGTGCCAAGGCGATGCTCACTACTTCGTTCTTGAATTCGATATGCCGGAAAATAGTGAGTATGGAATCGTAAAGTTAAGGATAACTAACGGAACTGTTGACGGTATATTCTGGTCTGCCGACCCTAATTCATCGAACAAGTGGACGATACGAGCGGGTAAGTGCAGATAGCAATCGTATCGTTTCGGCGTTGGTTGTCCCGCTCCTATATCGAACCGGCGCCATCCAACATCGCTATAGGTATCACGAAAAAATCGTTATTAGTATAACGGCAGATTCGTTATACGTATCACGGCAAAATCGTATTGAGTATAACGACCAATTCGCATCGGGTATCACGACCAAATCGTATCGAATATCACGGCAAGGCTATCATGCTCATCGCCCTGGCCTTCAACCTGACCAGGGACGGGCTGTGAGACAGGTATCAGGGGTAGTTCTATAATGAGGTTTCTGTTTACGGTTTCCGAAGGCTATGTTAATCGCTAGATGAACGAGGTAATACCCCTGAAGACCGTAGATTCATTTTTCCGAAGAGGAAGTTCAATTAGTTGAGATGTGGCAGCAATCCATCAATTTTATAGAAGAAGTAATCGGGGTCCCAACCTCTTTCTATGAAAGCATCTTTGCTACAATACTTGTCGTCTTTCTTTATTTTCTCATTCGAAAAGTCGG is drawn from Candidatus Electrothrix aestuarii and contains these coding sequences:
- a CDS encoding DUF6444 domain-containing protein, with amino-acid sequence MHLSREELLKIDKQFIDSLPGKSAKELCLLALDDLKELHERLGQNSENSSMPPSSNFPWARFDADAQADEEEPDEEQVEATDIELDDSDEESAEHDENADRSDQQDSPENTDDRPKGNKPGKQPGATGHGRTQKLPVHDTIIHKAGTCSACNLELDETCDFTARTGHYVVDIEVGDATGPGIEVINTKHIYGDTTCGGCGHVNRLMPHRLEKTKTGGLK